A single window of Schistocerca gregaria isolate iqSchGreg1 unplaced genomic scaffold, iqSchGreg1.2 ptg000560l, whole genome shotgun sequence DNA harbors:
- the LOC126314439 gene encoding uncharacterized protein LOC126314439, whose translation MEVDPPFCLFLLFLLSLSSVLCESPQYADEKTMRAVETVLLGAYDSSAGSFEKSLVSTMLAVQSYQLLNKTAPHSDSICSYSAQAPTESALQLYASVRIRSLLSCTGDYPVSKEQIAMIESFLQDHERGADQLLSLASVVLADLQGVNPEHVRRAIQNLLPQNLSYNPLLVEDSDLRSPYYLGLALEVLDGILSRESYQLEALSDYARAFKTSLRSILLRSLRCNANICYYVEKDLSKPPLSSTASLLRGVSALTKNPSFSCALYSLQQLQKISAKFLSKQLRSVSDVHSVISGLSSIASPAFPPFPVAKFSSDLVHVKDKNEPLYFQLVDLFGRPIDPALLRSWKVYLTSVHLPSSQTLRQNENLTPSGQKYPFKPFTVHALPGPYHLTLSIFSVSDNLKEKLAEIRRTIHFSTSVKISGLTISVLDQNLKKKPTFHVNLDFNDFFSYPIALQPNNVLLVKFSLLGAPDNQKISPAQVGLLITHDHHVFYHPITVNPKQAQQQARLNASSVFRSLSVTKNALLSLQLLVGDSFLDNNVRWTMANLSASIDPTDTASPPPQPSRLPEIHYKYSPAVQPVVDFKQKLFVVLVSLPLFALAVSLKLTGLDLAYFPTAPLSAVVALSFHLLLAAVSFVLFAYSPDTFFKKCKYVLYLAAPVLATGYATLRNVEKKRRQLSKK comes from the exons ATGGAAGTGGATCCTCCCTTTtgtctcttcctcctcttcctcctctcgcTGTCGTCGGTGCTGTGCGAATCTCCTCAATATGCCGACGAAAAGACCATGCGCGCCGTCGAAACCGTCCTCCTCGGCGCCTACGACTCTTCTGCGGGCTCCTTCGAAAAGTCACTCGTCTCGACCATGCTCGCCGTTCAGTCCTATCAGCTCCTCAACAAAACTGCTCCTCATTCCGACTCCATTTGCTCGTACTCAGcacaag CACCGACTGAATCCGCGCTGCAGCTCTACGCGTCCGTCCGCATAAGGAGCCTTCTTTCCTGCACCGGCGACTACCCCGTATCCAAAGAGCAAATCGCCATGATCGAAAGCTTCCTCCAAGACCACGAGCGCGGCGCCGACCAGCTCCTCTCCCTCGCCTCTGTCGTCCTCGCTGACCTCCAAGGCGTAAATCCAGAGCACGTTCGACGCGCCATCCAAAACCTTCTCCCGCAGAATCTGTCTTACAACCCTCTTCTAGTTGAAGACTCCGACCTCCGCAGCCCTTATTATTTGGGCCTCGCTCTCGAGGTCCTCGACGGAATCCTCTCCCGCGAGTCCTACCAACTCGAAGCCCTCTCCGACTACGCCCGCGCTTTCAAAACCTCCCTCAGGTCCATCCTTCTCCGCTCTCTCCGCTGCAACGCGAACATCTGCTACTACGTCGAAAAAGACCTGTCCAAGCCTCCCCTGTCCTCCACCGCGTCCCTCCTCCGCGGAGTCAGCGCTCTGACAAAAAACCCTTCCTTCTCTTGCGCGCTCTACAGTCTCCAACAACTCCAAAAAATTTCCGCCAAATTCCTCTCCAAACAGCTCCGTTCCGTCTCCGACGTCCACTCCGTCATCTCCGGACTGTCCTCCATCGCCTCGCCGGCCTTTCCGCCCTTCCCCGTCGCCAAGTTCTCCAGTGACCTCGTTCACGTCAAGGACAAAAACGAACCCCTCTACTTCCAACTCGTCGACCTCTTTGGGCGCCCAATCGACCCCGCGCTCCTCCGCTCGTGGAAGGTCTATCTCACCTCCGTTCACCTCCCCTCCTCTCAGACCCTGCGTCAAAACGAAAACCTGACACCTTCCGGCCAAAAATACCCATTCAAACCGTTCACGGTTCACGCCCTTCCTGGACCCTATCACCtcactctctccatcttctccgtcTCGGACAACCTCAAGGAAAAGCTCGCGGAAATCAGACGCACCATCCACTTCTCCACCAGCGTCAAAATTTCCGGACTCACCATTTCCGTTCTCgaccaaaacctaaaaaaaaaacccacCTTTCACGTCAACCTCGACTTCAACGACTTCTTCTCTTACCCCATCGCCCTCCAACCCAACAACGTCCTCTTGGTCAAGTTCAGCCTGCTCGGCGCGCCCGACAACCAAAAAATCTCTCCCGCTCAAGTCGGACTCCTTATCACACACGACCACCACGTCTTCTACCACCCCATCACCGTCAATCCAAAACAAGCGCAACAGCAAGCCAGGCTCAACGCCTCCAGCGTGTTCCGCTCTCTCTCCGTCACCAAAAACGCCCTCCTCTCCCTCCAACTCTTGGTCGGCGACTCCTTCCTCGACAACAACGTCCGCTGGACCATGGCCAACCTAAGCGCCTCAATCGACCCAACCGACACCGCCTCGCCACCCCCTCAACCCTCTCGCCTCCCGGAAATCCATTACAAATATTCCCCTGCCGTCCAGCCCGTCGTCGACTTCAAGCAAAAACTCTTCGTCGTCCTCGTCTCCCTGCCTCTCTTCGCCCTCGCCGTCTCGCTCAAACTCACCGGACTCGATCTGGCCTACTTCCCCACGGCGCCCCTCAGCGCCGTCGTCGCGCTCTCCTTCCACCTGCTTCTCGCCGCCGTCTCGTTCGTCCTGTTCGCCTACTCGCCGGACACCTTCTTCAAAAAATGCAAATACGTCCTCTATCTAGCCGCGCCCGTGCTCGCGACCGGATACGCCACTCTCCGCAACGTCGAAAAAAAGAGACGCCaattgtcaaaaaaataa